A genomic stretch from Lathyrus oleraceus cultivar Zhongwan6 chromosome 2, CAAS_Psat_ZW6_1.0, whole genome shotgun sequence includes:
- the LOC127119773 gene encoding uncharacterized protein LOC127119773 isoform X2 — MHRQSLGSPSSKLHLHGVINGAETLIADEPPKPHRLSSPPPTPHKFIHLIPILTLFCFFILYFFSHTPSPSDLDHHFTGFKRHHSELNSDIGVHYVDSKRSDGLAIRSLQQIPKSQRHRKLADF, encoded by the exons ATGCACAGACAATCCTTAGGTTCACCATCTTCCAAACTCCATCTCCATGGAGTCATCAACGGCGCAGAAACTCTCATCGCCGACGAACCACCGAAACCTCACCGTCTCTCTTCACCTCCTCCTACACCGCACAAGTTCATTCACCTCATTCCGATCCTCACTCTCTTCTGCTTTTTCATCCTCTACTTCTTCTCCCACACTCCTTCACCTTCAGACCTAGATCACCATTTCACCGGATTCAAACGTCATCATTCAG AATTGAATAGTGATATTGGAGTACATTACGTGGATTCGAAAAGAAGCGATGGATTGGCGATTAGAAGTTTGCAACAGATTCCTAAATCTCAACGTCACAGAAAACTCGCCGATTTTTAA
- the LOC127119773 gene encoding uncharacterized protein LOC127119773 isoform X1 → MHRQSLGSPSSKLHLHGVINGAETLIADEPPKPHRLSSPPPTPHKFIHLIPILTLFCFFILYFFSHTPSPSDLDHHFTGFKRHHSVSYFSPELNSDIGVHYVDSKRSDGLAIRSLQQIPKSQRHRKLADF, encoded by the exons ATGCACAGACAATCCTTAGGTTCACCATCTTCCAAACTCCATCTCCATGGAGTCATCAACGGCGCAGAAACTCTCATCGCCGACGAACCACCGAAACCTCACCGTCTCTCTTCACCTCCTCCTACACCGCACAAGTTCATTCACCTCATTCCGATCCTCACTCTCTTCTGCTTTTTCATCCTCTACTTCTTCTCCCACACTCCTTCACCTTCAGACCTAGATCACCATTTCACCGGATTCAAACGTCATCATTCAG TTTCATATTTTTCTCCAGAATTGAATAGTGATATTGGAGTACATTACGTGGATTCGAAAAGAAGCGATGGATTGGCGATTAGAAGTTTGCAACAGATTCCTAAATCTCAACGTCACAGAAAACTCGCCGATTTTTAA
- the LOC127119774 gene encoding uncharacterized protein LOC127119774, with protein MVLWEITLGTAYFLGLKRTYKLALRIQRKLVSPKYPKIRQFLHRRTRAVFDVAIKVHRSIQERDIEVGRNVGNFILRCLDRIKPSARIRGPSHPSISVGNSKESTTKPTAGTSNHKPPSHSVPFKKDSDRHLFTALTPKPFTSISRMMIPPNPAGTTFHGRNLSTYTPEVFRQNYRVNWSGSVIRKDIVQWMLQN; from the exons ATGGTGCTGTGGGAGATAACACTTGGAACTGCTTATTTCTTGGGGCTGAAACGAACTTACAAGCTTGCTCTCAGGATTCAACGAAAGCTCGTAAGCCCTAAGTACCCTAAGATCCGTCAATTTCTTCACAG ACGTACACGTGCTGTATTTGATGTAGCAATCAAGGTTCATCGGAGCATTCAAGAAAGAGACATAGAAGTGGGTAGGAATGTCGGAAACTTCATTTTGCGATGTCTAGATCGAATAAAGCCCTCAGCTCGAATTCGCGGTCCTTCTCATCCGTCCATTAGTGTTGGTAACTCAAAAGAAAGTACGACAAAGCCTACAGCCGGCACTTCCAACCACAAGCCTCCTAGTCATTCTGTGCCATTCAAGAAGGACTCTGATAGGCACTTGTTTACTGCATTAACGCCAAAGCCCTTTACTAGCATTTCAAGGATGATGATACCGCCAAATCCTGCTGGAACCACCTTCCATGGCAGGAACCTTAGCACCTATACCCCTGAGGTCTTTAGACAAAATTACAGAGTGAATTGGTCAGGGAGTGTTATCAGGAAGGACATCGTGCAATGGATGCTGCAAAACTAA